One window of Streptomyces sp. SUK 48 genomic DNA carries:
- a CDS encoding DUF2064 domain-containing protein, whose product MTTLLVIAKEPRPGRVKTRLTPPFTPREAAGLAEAALADTLHTVARTPASRRVLVLDGTPGAWLPPGFEVVPQCAGGLDERLADAFAHCAGPALLIGMDTPQVTPELLTVDFADCDAWFGPARDGGFWALGLAEPDPALLRGVPMSTPGTGAAQRARLTAAGLRVRELPRLRDVDVAADARAVAELVPHGRFAARLARCAAGLPR is encoded by the coding sequence GTGACCACCTTGCTCGTGATCGCCAAGGAGCCCCGCCCCGGAAGGGTCAAGACCCGGCTGACACCGCCGTTCACCCCGAGGGAGGCGGCCGGGCTCGCCGAGGCGGCGCTCGCCGACACCCTGCACACGGTGGCGCGGACACCCGCCTCCCGGCGGGTCCTGGTGCTGGACGGGACGCCGGGGGCCTGGCTGCCGCCCGGCTTCGAGGTCGTACCGCAGTGCGCGGGCGGCCTGGACGAGCGGCTGGCGGACGCCTTCGCGCACTGCGCCGGACCCGCGCTGCTGATCGGCATGGACACCCCGCAGGTGACGCCGGAACTGCTGACCGTGGACTTCGCGGACTGCGACGCGTGGTTCGGCCCGGCGCGGGACGGCGGGTTCTGGGCGCTGGGGCTGGCCGAGCCCGACCCGGCGCTGCTGCGCGGCGTGCCCATGTCGACGCCCGGCACCGGGGCCGCGCAGCGGGCCCGGCTGACCGCCGCCGGGCTGCGGGTGCGGGAGCTGCCCCGGCTGCGGGACGTCGATGTCGCCGCCGACGCCCGGGCGGTGGCCGAGCTGGTTCCGCACGGCCGGTTCGCCGCCCGGCTGGCCCGCTGCGCCGCGGGGCTGCCCCGATGA